The following proteins are co-located in the Shouchella hunanensis genome:
- a CDS encoding GNAT family N-acetyltransferase, giving the protein MKIRSFEEKDRNNVKALTRRFLQFDLMKHRDRTVMEQKQEALLLESLQRDDLSLFIAENDHHFLGYLEMRLQNDFFTNERQGYISAIATTPEAEGKGVGKRLMQKAEEWAQEQGVHTIVLDVFKANEHAVAFYEKFGYQQEIVKMTKPLDH; this is encoded by the coding sequence ATGAAAATTCGTTCATTTGAAGAAAAAGATCGAAACAACGTTAAAGCATTAACGAGACGATTTTTGCAATTTGATTTAATGAAGCACCGCGATCGAACAGTGATGGAACAAAAACAGGAGGCGTTATTGCTAGAATCTCTTCAGCGTGATGACTTGTCCCTGTTCATTGCTGAAAATGATCACCATTTCTTAGGATATTTAGAAATGCGTTTGCAAAATGACTTTTTTACTAATGAGCGACAGGGGTACATATCGGCTATTGCCACAACGCCTGAAGCTGAAGGCAAAGGCGTAGGGAAACGGCTCATGCAAAAAGCAGAAGAATGGGCTCAGGAACAAGGGGTCCACACAATTGTTTTAGATGTATTTAAAGCGAATGAACATGCCGTTGCGTTTTACGAAAAATTCGGGTATCAACAAGAAATCGTCAAAATGACAAAGCCGTTAGACCACTAA
- a CDS encoding carbohydrate ABC transporter permease — translation MAETVQVTPSKLSLFLRDYGWCYVFILVPILVFLLFTFIPVIYAFVMSFQQYHVMGSTFIGLENYQTMVQDEIFWRSMRNTFVFTVATVPVSVGITLVLAVLIFPRGKKVQTFFKASLYLPTVASGVTMALVWFWIYDPTNMGLLNMILNYIGIENTMWLGSRSTALFSLILMSWLTGHGAGIILYLAALGGIPKSLYEAADIDHASGWSQFKHITMPLLKPTTLYLLVMGIIGSFQVFMSIYLMTQGGPNFATTTIAYLIYVHAFEYYQFGLAAAESFALGIVIILASVFQFKLMSSNVEF, via the coding sequence ATGGCAGAAACCGTACAGGTAACACCGTCTAAGTTATCACTATTCTTAAGAGACTACGGCTGGTGTTATGTCTTCATTCTTGTCCCCATCCTTGTCTTCTTACTGTTCACTTTTATTCCAGTTATTTATGCGTTTGTTATGAGCTTTCAACAATATCATGTTATGGGGTCTACATTTATTGGACTAGAGAATTATCAGACCATGGTTCAAGATGAGATTTTTTGGCGCTCTATGCGCAATACCTTTGTTTTTACGGTAGCGACTGTCCCTGTAAGCGTTGGGATTACCCTTGTGCTTGCGGTGCTTATTTTTCCACGGGGGAAAAAAGTACAAACCTTCTTTAAAGCGTCTTTATATCTCCCTACAGTTGCTTCTGGTGTTACCATGGCTCTTGTCTGGTTTTGGATTTATGACCCGACAAATATGGGACTCTTAAATATGATCCTTAATTATATCGGGATAGAGAATACGATGTGGTTAGGAAGCAGGAGTACCGCATTATTCTCACTTATTTTAATGAGCTGGTTAACGGGTCATGGTGCAGGGATTATTTTGTATTTAGCTGCCCTTGGTGGGATTCCGAAGTCTTTATATGAGGCGGCGGATATCGATCATGCTAGCGGTTGGTCTCAGTTTAAGCATATTACAATGCCGCTTTTAAAACCAACGACACTGTATTTGCTTGTGATGGGGATTATTGGCTCATTTCAAGTATTTATGAGTATTTACTTAATGACTCAAGGAGGACCAAATTTTGCCACTACCACGATTGCTTATTTAATTTATGTACATGCTTTTGAATATTATCAATTTGGGCTAGCCGCAGCAGAATCATTTGCACTGGGGATTGTTATTATTTTAGCCTCTGTCTTTCAATTTAAGCTTATGTCAAGTAATGTCGAATTTTAA
- a CDS encoding metalloregulator ArsR/SmtB family transcription factor: protein MQLSRMVHFHKTLGDKTRIQIISMLKAGPLHNGAIAGKLGLTPPTISHHLTKLKEIDVIYQRRDKNTIYFHLNESKLKQMAEAIIRIGGEDRFEYFDVPSEEKAAIVKSFFDREGMLSHLPAQRKKRLIILEVIARQFDEGRQYAETDVNQVIKRYNSDYATIRRELIMSHFMYRDEQQYELNPKEMWPV, encoded by the coding sequence ATGCAATTAAGTCGAATGGTTCATTTTCATAAAACGCTTGGAGATAAGACAAGAATTCAAATTATTAGCATGTTAAAAGCAGGGCCACTCCACAATGGTGCCATTGCAGGTAAACTCGGACTCACTCCACCGACCATTTCCCATCACTTAACAAAGCTAAAAGAAATTGATGTGATTTATCAAAGAAGAGACAAGAATACGATCTATTTTCATTTGAATGAATCGAAGCTAAAGCAAATGGCAGAGGCTATAATCCGTATCGGTGGAGAAGACCGGTTTGAGTATTTTGATGTACCGTCTGAGGAAAAAGCAGCCATTGTAAAAAGCTTTTTCGATCGAGAGGGAATGTTAAGCCATCTTCCGGCGCAACGGAAAAAAAGGCTCATTATTCTTGAAGTGATTGCACGGCAATTCGATGAAGGACGGCAGTATGCTGAAACAGACGTCAATCAAGTGATTAAACGATACAACAGTGATTACGCAACGATTAGAAGAGAACTGATTATGTCTCATTTCATGTACCGAGATGAACAGCAATATGAATTAAATCCGAAAGAGATGTGGCCTGTTTAA
- a CDS encoding polysaccharide deacetylase family protein, whose amino-acid sequence MKRYQLLVLLAIVLFSVTHSSASFAAIKERYEYEQTGKVFWEADTDETKLALTFDDGPHPANTPELLDILKGYNVKATFFVVGKWVEAYPDIIQRMLDEGHEVANHTYSHIYDEAITKEDLMEEIDHANQVLEETVHIRPTYFRPVGGYYTDDIIDAAIDLEQDVLLWSWHQDPRDWAGTPTNEIVKHVVDHAQGGDVILLHDGGGNRQETLRAVKLLIPVLKHQGYQFVTASELLKPSPLFHH is encoded by the coding sequence ATGAAACGATACCAGCTACTCGTTCTACTTGCGATCGTACTCTTTAGCGTTACCCATTCATCTGCTAGCTTTGCCGCAATTAAAGAGCGCTATGAATATGAACAAACAGGCAAAGTTTTCTGGGAAGCTGATACAGACGAAACAAAACTCGCTTTAACCTTTGATGATGGACCTCACCCTGCTAACACACCTGAATTACTTGATATTCTAAAAGGATATAATGTAAAGGCGACGTTTTTCGTTGTCGGAAAATGGGTCGAAGCCTATCCAGACATCATCCAACGCATGCTTGATGAAGGACATGAAGTGGCTAACCATACATACTCCCATATTTATGATGAGGCCATAACTAAAGAGGATTTAATGGAGGAAATTGATCACGCCAATCAAGTTTTAGAGGAAACGGTTCATATTCGCCCCACCTATTTCCGTCCTGTAGGAGGGTATTACACAGATGATATTATCGATGCTGCCATTGATTTAGAACAAGACGTTCTACTATGGTCTTGGCATCAAGACCCTCGCGATTGGGCAGGTACACCTACAAATGAAATTGTGAAACACGTCGTCGATCATGCACAAGGAGGCGATGTCATCCTACTTCACGATGGTGGTGGAAATCGACAAGAAACATTGCGAGCAGTGAAATTGCTTATTCCTGTACTAAAACACCAAGGGTATCAATTTGTAACGGCTTCAGAACTTTTAAAGCCCTCTCCCCTTTTTCATCATTAA
- a CDS encoding ABC transporter substrate-binding protein produces MKKLLIASTVTGAMLVALTACGGGDEEKRDVVKVWTYPVHGEYEGELKESIAAFEKENPTIKVEYEVLSWAEGLQKFDIALNSGSPPDLYFGRPLGKYKETELLVPIDDKLSIDLSDYDEVALDHMTLEGSMYGLPLYQYLHVWGGNKALLEEYDVDYEKIQLEGWTWDEFYELASIGDQENDHGDRQYGFVFQGVDEELLDHLARNNGIPYRMTEEGIQWDDDRILEAMTFIVKLRDEGIMPAETAAIDAAKRQEMYYNYQALFYGRAIPYADAIVQNRNQEIQDGVTEGEELDFVLLPIPHHEGEVEVSQGGAEGYLLFTQNNADEAHVENSVKVLEHLAGADAIGKTSSALALPIIHKEAADNYELPLSDENRLAAERLASNVLPPNTITSELAAKDDMFKTQVVVPTFQGLISGELTPEEAFEKFKTEAASAKYQP; encoded by the coding sequence ATGAAGAAGCTGTTGATAGCTTCCACCGTAACAGGCGCTATGCTTGTTGCGTTAACGGCGTGTGGTGGAGGGGATGAAGAGAAGAGAGATGTCGTAAAAGTATGGACGTATCCTGTTCATGGTGAATATGAAGGTGAATTAAAAGAATCTATTGCTGCTTTTGAAAAAGAAAATCCAACCATTAAAGTAGAGTACGAAGTGTTATCTTGGGCAGAAGGGTTACAAAAGTTCGATATTGCATTGAATTCAGGTAGTCCACCTGATTTATACTTTGGTCGACCGCTTGGGAAATATAAAGAGACTGAGCTTTTAGTACCTATAGATGACAAATTATCTATTGATTTAAGCGATTATGATGAGGTAGCACTTGATCATATGACGTTAGAAGGATCCATGTATGGCTTACCGTTGTATCAATATCTCCATGTATGGGGTGGCAATAAAGCATTACTTGAAGAATACGACGTCGATTATGAGAAAATTCAGTTAGAAGGCTGGACATGGGATGAATTTTATGAGCTAGCTTCTATCGGTGACCAGGAAAATGACCACGGTGATCGGCAATATGGATTTGTATTCCAAGGTGTTGATGAAGAATTATTAGACCATTTAGCTCGAAATAATGGAATCCCTTATCGAATGACAGAAGAGGGTATTCAATGGGATGACGACAGAATTTTAGAAGCGATGACGTTTATTGTGAAGCTAAGAGATGAGGGAATTATGCCAGCTGAGACTGCAGCCATTGATGCGGCGAAACGGCAAGAAATGTATTACAACTACCAAGCTCTTTTCTACGGTCGGGCTATTCCTTATGCAGATGCGATCGTTCAGAATCGTAATCAAGAGATTCAAGATGGTGTAACAGAAGGAGAAGAGTTAGACTTTGTCTTGCTTCCAATTCCTCATCACGAGGGAGAAGTGGAGGTTTCACAAGGTGGAGCAGAGGGTTACTTATTATTTACACAAAACAATGCTGATGAAGCCCATGTCGAAAATAGTGTTAAAGTGCTTGAACACTTGGCTGGTGCAGATGCAATTGGAAAAACATCCTCCGCACTTGCATTACCGATCATTCATAAAGAAGCCGCCGACAATTATGAGTTACCACTCTCAGATGAGAATAGACTTGCCGCCGAACGACTTGCGAGTAATGTCTTGCCGCCAAATACGATTACGAGCGAGCTTGCTGCTAAAGACGACATGTTTAAAACACAGGTGGTTGTCCCGACCTTTCAAGGTCTAATTAGTGGAGAATTAACGCCTGAGGAAGCATTTGAAAAATTTAAGACCGAGGCAGCATCAGCAAAGTACCAACCTTAG
- a CDS encoding bile acid:sodium symporter family protein encodes MKQIELISAFAGKYFVFFVIGASVLAFLIPEPFLPIAGYVPILLGVIMFGMGMTLKPVDFKMVAKHPLPVFLGLVAQFTIMPLTAFGIAYLLNLPPELAAGLVLLGSVPGGTSSNVMVYLAKGDLPLSITMTSFSTLVAPIATPAILYILANQWMPVQFWDMFTMIVQVIIIPVALGVTIKRFLPTFAQQTEKAMPLVSVLAVLAILSAVVAANNEALASTGLIVFFAVMLHNAAGLILGYLAAAAFRLSPSQCRAVSIEIGMQNTGLGATLATAHLTPLAAIPSVFGAAWHNFTGTIVATYWARKKSDKEHVPTQKKSA; translated from the coding sequence ATGAAACAAATTGAATTGATTAGTGCGTTTGCAGGAAAGTATTTTGTCTTCTTCGTCATAGGTGCAAGCGTGCTTGCATTCTTAATACCGGAGCCATTTTTACCTATCGCTGGCTACGTCCCCATTTTACTTGGAGTGATTATGTTTGGAATGGGAATGACGCTAAAGCCTGTCGATTTTAAAATGGTAGCAAAGCATCCATTACCTGTATTTCTAGGTCTTGTTGCACAATTTACAATTATGCCACTAACGGCATTTGGCATTGCCTACTTATTAAATCTTCCACCAGAATTAGCAGCTGGTCTCGTTTTGCTTGGTTCTGTACCAGGAGGAACATCGTCAAATGTTATGGTTTACCTTGCAAAAGGAGACTTACCTTTGTCTATTACCATGACGTCGTTTTCCACTCTTGTAGCACCAATTGCTACTCCAGCAATTTTGTATATTCTTGCAAATCAATGGATGCCTGTTCAATTTTGGGATATGTTCACCATGATTGTTCAAGTGATTATTATTCCGGTGGCTCTTGGCGTGACCATAAAACGATTCTTGCCCACATTTGCTCAACAAACAGAAAAAGCAATGCCTCTCGTATCCGTACTAGCGGTACTAGCTATTCTGTCTGCCGTGGTCGCTGCAAACAATGAGGCCCTCGCTTCTACTGGGTTAATTGTCTTTTTCGCTGTCATGCTTCATAATGCAGCCGGGTTAATTCTTGGGTATCTTGCTGCTGCTGCTTTCCGCTTGTCACCAAGTCAATGCAGAGCAGTCTCAATTGAAATTGGTATGCAAAACACCGGGCTCGGTGCAACACTTGCTACGGCTCATTTAACACCACTAGCTGCCATCCCAAGTGTATTTGGAGCTGCTTGGCATAACTTTACTGGAACCATTGTCGCAACCTATTGGGCCAGAAAGAAAAGTGATAAAGAACATGTACCAACACAGAAAAAAAGCGCATAA
- a CDS encoding ABC transporter ATP-binding protein, with the protein MATIVFEGITKTFADAKKGGIFTAVDEATFEIKDKEFLVFVGPSGCGKTTSLRMIAGLEKQTGGNIYIDGQLVNHVHPKDRDIAMVFQDYALYPHMSIEQNLSFGLKNMKIEKSIIEEKVAYASKILGLDQLLDRKPRELSGGQRQRVALGRAIVRDPKVFLFDEPLSNLDAKLRVQMRIELAELHQRLGATIVYVTHDQVEAMTLGERIVVMNEGKVQQIASPQELYARPQNMFVAGFIGSPAMNFIPAYVLSENQLQMGDYLLDVPLDRQDYVRAYVNRQVMFGIRPEHILLDPKGSVEVKVNVFEHLGAENLLYFSFNEQSVISKTAGENFIKAGETIAMTFQMEKMHLFDIETKQRIG; encoded by the coding sequence ATGGCAACGATAGTATTTGAAGGGATTACAAAAACGTTTGCAGATGCGAAAAAAGGTGGAATTTTCACGGCTGTTGACGAAGCAACTTTCGAAATAAAAGATAAAGAATTTCTTGTTTTCGTTGGTCCTTCAGGCTGTGGAAAAACGACATCGCTACGGATGATTGCTGGGCTTGAGAAGCAAACAGGTGGAAATATCTATATTGATGGTCAACTTGTTAACCACGTTCATCCGAAAGATCGAGACATTGCAATGGTGTTTCAAGATTATGCGCTTTACCCTCATATGTCCATCGAACAAAACTTAAGTTTCGGCTTAAAAAATATGAAAATCGAAAAATCAATAATAGAAGAAAAAGTTGCGTATGCGTCAAAAATATTAGGGCTTGATCAGTTACTCGATCGAAAGCCGCGAGAGTTGTCAGGAGGGCAACGTCAGCGGGTTGCGTTAGGTCGAGCTATTGTGAGAGATCCTAAAGTATTTCTCTTTGATGAACCACTTTCTAACTTAGACGCAAAACTACGAGTGCAAATGCGAATTGAACTGGCAGAACTTCATCAACGATTAGGGGCGACTATTGTGTATGTCACTCACGACCAAGTAGAAGCGATGACACTTGGAGAGCGAATTGTGGTTATGAATGAAGGAAAAGTTCAGCAAATCGCTTCGCCACAGGAGTTATATGCACGACCACAAAATATGTTTGTGGCAGGGTTTATCGGTTCTCCGGCCATGAATTTTATTCCTGCTTACGTCCTTTCAGAAAACCAACTACAAATGGGCGACTATCTCTTAGATGTTCCCTTAGATCGACAAGACTATGTTCGTGCCTATGTAAATCGACAAGTGATGTTTGGCATTCGGCCTGAACATATTTTGCTAGACCCAAAAGGGAGTGTTGAGGTGAAGGTGAATGTGTTTGAACATTTAGGGGCAGAGAACCTTCTTTACTTCTCCTTTAATGAACAGTCCGTTATTTCAAAAACTGCTGGAGAAAATTTTATTAAAGCAGGTGAAACCATAGCGATGACGTTTCAAATGGAAAAAATGCATTTGTTTGATATAGAAACGAAACAAAGGATAGGGTGA
- a CDS encoding DUF624 domain-containing protein, whose amino-acid sequence MFSVTSIVRITAKDLYQHIVSIISISLMVSLLCVPFLLFLPWQLAIGFALFIGGPVWLAATASMETVLTNKNVPLIRTFFISVKRHYFKGLGLTFFFGGFACILIASWWHWSIEQTYVAFAIACFQSYFAGMVLLSQLYTVPLINKYNVSLLRAMGISLKLLLKYPLYTMGCFLQLILFAGLLAFTVIGNALLLPGVLAVFLSRMASGAVSRSDILGDSTFRKMDTVELS is encoded by the coding sequence ATGTTTTCAGTTACATCGATAGTGCGTATAACTGCTAAAGATTTGTACCAGCATATTGTTTCGATTATCTCAATCAGTTTAATGGTGTCTCTTCTATGCGTGCCGTTTCTATTATTTTTGCCGTGGCAGTTGGCGATCGGCTTTGCGCTTTTTATTGGAGGACCAGTTTGGCTAGCGGCTACTGCTAGCATGGAAACGGTACTAACGAATAAAAACGTTCCGCTTATACGAACGTTTTTCATATCCGTAAAACGTCATTATTTTAAAGGGTTAGGGCTTACGTTCTTTTTCGGTGGGTTTGCATGTATACTTATCGCTTCATGGTGGCATTGGTCAATAGAGCAAACCTATGTAGCGTTTGCAATCGCTTGTTTTCAAAGCTATTTTGCAGGAATGGTGCTTTTAAGCCAACTTTATACAGTTCCACTCATAAACAAATACAACGTGAGCTTACTAAGAGCTATGGGTATTAGTTTAAAGTTATTGCTAAAGTATCCATTGTATACAATGGGCTGCTTCCTTCAACTCATTCTTTTTGCCGGGTTGCTTGCGTTTACAGTCATTGGGAATGCGCTTTTATTGCCGGGGGTTCTTGCAGTGTTTTTAAGTCGGATGGCTAGTGGTGCCGTTAGTCGATCAGATATCTTAGGTGATAGCACCTTTCGGAAGATGGATACGGTGGAATTATCATAG
- a CDS encoding EamA family transporter, which translates to MKSTWLYSLAVLIGGACFGILSTFVKIGYGQGADLVHVVMTQFFFGFIILAILLLFSARKKIPIKMVLALLACGIPTGLTGIFYYHSLQTLDASLAVIFLFQFVWIGSFYEFIFAKKIPSKRRLLSIVVLIAGSVLAAGVLQSAVQFDWVGAFWALLSAFCSALFMYVTGVVGTDVPVVQKGFIISIGGFLLSAIILVPTAETLSFTGIETGFIGIAFLLGLFGIVLPPLMFSIGMPKIGSGLGAILSTAELPVALILSIALLGETILPMQWAGVAIIFAGIFYGNVERKKVRYEYARE; encoded by the coding sequence ATGAAATCAACATGGCTCTATTCATTAGCTGTATTAATTGGCGGTGCCTGCTTTGGCATTTTATCCACTTTTGTTAAAATTGGTTACGGACAAGGGGCTGATCTTGTTCATGTCGTCATGACACAGTTCTTTTTTGGCTTTATCATTTTAGCAATTTTACTGTTATTCTCAGCCCGAAAAAAGATTCCGATAAAGATGGTATTGGCTCTACTTGCCTGTGGTATTCCAACAGGGCTTACAGGAATCTTCTATTATCATTCGTTGCAAACATTAGATGCGTCACTTGCCGTTATTTTCTTGTTTCAATTTGTATGGATTGGTTCTTTTTACGAATTTATTTTCGCTAAAAAAATACCATCAAAACGACGCCTTCTTTCCATTGTCGTTTTAATAGCGGGCTCCGTTTTAGCAGCTGGCGTTTTACAGAGTGCTGTACAATTTGATTGGGTTGGTGCATTCTGGGCGTTGCTTAGTGCGTTTTGCTCTGCTTTATTTATGTATGTGACTGGAGTAGTTGGTACGGATGTTCCTGTTGTCCAGAAAGGGTTCATTATTTCCATCGGTGGATTTCTTTTATCTGCGATCATTCTTGTCCCGACCGCAGAAACGCTTTCATTCACTGGAATTGAGACGGGGTTTATCGGCATAGCTTTTTTACTTGGCTTATTTGGCATAGTCTTGCCGCCACTCATGTTTTCAATTGGCATGCCAAAGATTGGTTCTGGTCTAGGCGCCATTCTTTCTACAGCAGAACTACCTGTTGCGCTTATTTTGTCCATTGCGTTACTCGGGGAAACCATTTTACCGATGCAATGGGCCGGTGTAGCGATTATCTTCGCGGGTATTTTCTATGGAAACGTTGAACGAAAAAAAGTCAGATATGAGTACGCAAGAGAATAA
- a CDS encoding DUF2268 domain-containing protein: MIIKVNDPLQQYEELIQLASLEQRQHFFRYKMMEPLKMMWAHLQVPMKAKEPNGYDVIYAADMLGFANLDDRHTLEKGVKRLRNMNIVDRGKTTLHYLLEVVNGQGLELKADNIYLGIYLADEVKLNHLDGYTGFGGIPGYLMVHLFPNDRNTSRFEGLLAHEFHHNVRFSYFDWSHGNVTVGEYLVIEGLADVFVETLYGKEQLGPWVTGLDDEDLRYSISVIKDALHVTGFAEVSSYMFGDPYATEKGYQRVGLSFAAGYAVGYVVVKSFLERTGMTIFDATRCKSDDIIARSMIF; the protein is encoded by the coding sequence ATGATCATAAAGGTAAACGATCCATTGCAACAGTACGAGGAGTTAATACAGTTAGCATCGTTGGAGCAAAGACAGCATTTTTTTCGCTATAAAATGATGGAGCCATTAAAGATGATGTGGGCTCACTTGCAAGTACCGATGAAGGCAAAGGAACCGAATGGCTATGACGTTATCTATGCAGCAGACATGTTAGGTTTCGCTAACTTAGATGACCGACACACTTTGGAAAAAGGAGTAAAGCGGTTACGAAACATGAACATAGTCGATCGTGGGAAGACGACACTCCATTATTTACTGGAAGTAGTAAATGGTCAAGGTTTAGAACTGAAAGCTGATAACATTTATTTAGGAATTTATTTAGCAGATGAAGTTAAATTGAACCATCTCGATGGGTATACAGGATTCGGTGGAATTCCAGGTTATTTAATGGTACATCTCTTTCCGAATGATCGAAATACCTCTCGTTTTGAGGGGTTACTTGCCCATGAATTTCATCATAATGTGCGTTTTTCTTATTTTGATTGGAGTCATGGTAATGTAACCGTAGGTGAATACCTAGTTATCGAAGGATTAGCAGATGTATTCGTAGAAACACTTTATGGAAAAGAGCAGCTTGGTCCATGGGTAACAGGCTTAGATGATGAGGATTTAAGGTATTCCATTTCTGTCATAAAAGATGCTTTGCACGTAACAGGTTTTGCAGAAGTAAGTAGCTATATGTTTGGCGACCCCTATGCAACAGAGAAGGGCTATCAGCGAGTTGGTCTTTCATTCGCTGCTGGCTATGCAGTCGGTTATGTAGTGGTTAAATCGTTTTTAGAACGAACGGGAATGACCATATTTGACGCCACACGATGTAAAAGCGATGACATTATTGCGCGTTCAATGATTTTTTAA
- a CDS encoding D-alanyl-D-alanine carboxypeptidase family protein, whose translation MGTKLRHVCCTMMVIVILAVSTNSAVANTEDTPNVHSEAAVLMSAKSGEVLFDKEANQKMYPASITKIVTGILAIEQGNLKDKVTISENAVDVIGTSVYLLENEEMKLEQLVQGLLINSGNDAGTAIAEHMAGSEEAFAEQMNTFVEEQVGVSNTHFTNPHGLYDDDHYTTAADMAKITKYAMKNSTFREIVATEELEWIGEGWETTLYNHHQLVRDHEEVTGVKNGFVSQSGFTLVTTYETDNDEYIAVTLNAPTTNDSYHDTKRLLEYGVDTYDTKTVEKGKQFEDGYGNEYILEHTTSITYEKDADLQFDIRNGSLIIEDDDQVIRSEPLKQIEEEVEEEVEEEEKVEVHQEENPTFIDRLLQFLNLK comes from the coding sequence ATGGGAACCAAATTACGTCATGTTTGTTGTACAATGATGGTTATCGTTATACTGGCCGTGTCAACGAACTCAGCAGTTGCAAATACAGAAGATACACCAAATGTACATAGTGAAGCAGCTGTGTTGATGAGCGCAAAATCAGGAGAGGTTCTGTTTGATAAGGAAGCAAATCAAAAAATGTACCCAGCGAGCATTACAAAAATCGTAACAGGCATTCTTGCTATCGAACAAGGGAACTTGAAGGACAAGGTGACCATTAGCGAGAACGCAGTCGATGTCATTGGAACTTCTGTCTATCTTCTAGAAAATGAAGAGATGAAGCTTGAGCAGCTCGTACAAGGCTTATTAATCAACTCGGGGAACGATGCAGGAACAGCTATTGCTGAGCATATGGCAGGTAGTGAAGAAGCGTTTGCTGAGCAGATGAATACGTTCGTAGAAGAACAAGTCGGTGTTTCGAATACGCATTTTACAAATCCTCATGGTTTATACGATGACGATCATTATACAACAGCTGCTGATATGGCAAAAATTACGAAGTACGCTATGAAAAATAGCACATTTCGAGAAATTGTAGCGACAGAAGAATTAGAATGGATTGGTGAAGGGTGGGAAACAACACTGTACAACCACCATCAACTAGTTCGTGATCACGAGGAAGTAACAGGTGTGAAGAATGGATTTGTCTCACAATCAGGTTTTACACTGGTAACGACATACGAGACAGATAACGATGAATACATTGCTGTTACCTTAAATGCACCGACAACAAACGACAGTTATCATGATACAAAGCGATTACTTGAGTATGGTGTCGACACGTACGATACGAAAACGGTAGAAAAAGGGAAGCAGTTTGAAGATGGTTATGGGAATGAATATATTCTTGAACATACCACATCGATTACGTATGAAAAGGATGCGGATCTTCAGTTTGATATTCGGAACGGTTCATTGATCATTGAGGATGATGATCAGGTGATTCGCTCTGAACCACTTAAACAGATTGAAGAAGAAGTAGAAGAAGAAGTAGAAGAAGAAGAGAAAGTTGAAGTCCATCAAGAAGAGAATCCAACGTTTATTGACCGTCTCCTTCAATTTTTAAACTTAAAATAA
- a CDS encoding carbohydrate ABC transporter permease: MLVMSFKDTSMSASFSPEWFPKNPSVATYIRFFTETDAMRWLGNSLFISTVLTFTNVLFCSLAGYAFAKLRFPGRNTIFWMLLGTMMIPAQVTLIPVYIIVVNTLQLGNTYTAIMLPMFATVGNIFLMKQYMSTLPTTLIQAARIDGCSEWRIFYKIILPISKPGLAVLAIFTFVATWNEFFWPFLVTQTSSMRTIQIGLASFKFAEATDFGAMMAGSVIAALPMFILFFSLQKYFLQGITIGAVKG; the protein is encoded by the coding sequence ATGCTCGTTATGTCTTTTAAAGACACATCCATGAGTGCATCTTTTTCTCCAGAGTGGTTTCCGAAAAACCCATCAGTCGCCACGTATATTCGCTTTTTTACTGAAACCGATGCTATGAGGTGGCTTGGGAATAGCCTATTTATCTCAACAGTTCTAACGTTTACAAATGTATTGTTCTGTTCGCTAGCAGGCTATGCCTTTGCAAAGCTTCGTTTTCCAGGTAGAAATACGATTTTTTGGATGTTACTTGGAACGATGATGATTCCAGCACAAGTGACGCTTATTCCCGTTTATATCATTGTGGTAAATACGCTTCAGCTGGGTAATACGTACACAGCGATTATGCTACCAATGTTTGCGACTGTAGGAAATATCTTTCTAATGAAGCAGTACATGTCGACCTTGCCAACAACGCTTATTCAAGCAGCTCGAATTGATGGCTGTAGTGAGTGGCGAATCTTTTATAAAATTATTCTACCGATTTCAAAGCCTGGTTTGGCTGTGTTAGCAATCTTTACATTTGTGGCTACATGGAATGAATTTTTCTGGCCGTTTCTCGTTACACAAACAAGTTCAATGAGAACGATTCAGATTGGACTAGCGAGCTTTAAATTTGCGGAAGCTACCGACTTTGGCGCCATGATGGCCGGTTCAGTAATTGCAGCATTACCAATGTTTATCTTGTTTTTTTCCTTACAAAAGTATTTCTTACAAGGCATTACGATTGGTGCAGTGAAAGGGTAG